In one Pseudomonas sp. SCA2728.1_7 genomic region, the following are encoded:
- a CDS encoding TetR/AcrR family transcriptional regulator translates to MDEQKALRVMRDLVDEGQLTDPDSARGKLLQVAAHLFRNKGYERTTVRDLAGAVGIQSGSIFHHFKSKDEILRAVMEETIRYNTALMRAALADATNVRERVLALIRCELQSIMGGSGEAMAVLVYEWRSLSEDGQAKVLALRDVYEDIWLQVLGEAKDAGFIRGDVFITRRFLTGALSWTTTWFRAGGSLSLDQLADEALILVLEAR, encoded by the coding sequence GTGGACGAGCAAAAAGCCCTGAGGGTCATGCGCGATTTGGTTGATGAAGGCCAATTGACCGACCCCGACAGCGCCCGCGGCAAATTGCTGCAAGTGGCGGCTCACCTGTTTCGCAACAAAGGCTACGAACGCACTACGGTGCGCGATTTGGCCGGTGCTGTCGGCATCCAGTCAGGCAGCATTTTTCATCACTTCAAAAGCAAGGATGAAATCCTCCGCGCGGTGATGGAAGAAACCATCCGTTACAACACCGCGTTGATGCGTGCGGCGCTCGCCGACGCGACGAATGTACGCGAACGGGTGCTGGCGCTGATCCGCTGCGAACTGCAGTCGATCATGGGCGGCAGCGGTGAAGCCATGGCGGTGTTGGTTTATGAGTGGCGCTCGCTGTCCGAAGACGGTCAGGCCAAAGTGCTGGCGCTGCGTGATGTCTACGAGGACATCTGGCTGCAAGTGCTGGGTGAAGCCAAGGACGCTGGATTTATCCGTGGCGATGTATTTATTACCCGACGTTTCCTCACTGGTGCACTGTCGTGGACGACCACCTGGTTCCGTGCCGGCGGCAGTTTGAGCCTCGATCAGTTGGCCGATGAGGCATTGATTCTGGTCCTCGAAGCGCGTTGA